One genomic window of Arthrobacter sp. KBS0703 includes the following:
- a CDS encoding regulatory protein RecX — protein MTGSSSKRSGSKRRAASAGQDPVPPSSSAEDRFAGDREPDPAAVARAIVLRQLTSSPKSRLQLERKLAERNVPEDVAAAVLDRFEEVRLVDDAEFAEMWVRSRSQTRKLAKGALRRELAEKGIDGDAAASALEQLSDADEETAARQLAERRLRPGTDLSDRAERDKVTRRLASMLARKGYQPSQAFRIVGEVLDAASGS, from the coding sequence TTGACGGGTTCTAGCAGCAAGCGTTCCGGCAGCAAGCGCCGCGCCGCGTCCGCCGGCCAGGATCCAGTCCCGCCGTCCTCGTCCGCCGAGGACAGGTTCGCGGGGGACCGGGAGCCTGACCCGGCGGCTGTGGCGCGCGCTATCGTGCTCCGGCAGCTGACCAGTTCGCCCAAGAGCAGGCTGCAGCTCGAGCGCAAGCTGGCGGAGCGCAACGTGCCCGAGGACGTCGCCGCGGCGGTCCTGGACCGCTTCGAAGAAGTCAGGCTGGTCGACGACGCGGAGTTCGCCGAGATGTGGGTGCGCAGCCGCTCGCAGACCCGGAAACTGGCCAAAGGTGCCCTCCGGCGGGAGCTGGCGGAAAAAGGCATCGACGGGGATGCTGCGGCCTCTGCCCTGGAACAGCTCAGCGACGCCGACGAGGAAACGGCGGCCCGCCAACTGGCGGAACGCCGCCTCCGGCCGGGAACCGACCTGTCGGACCGTGCCGAGCGGGACAAGGTCACCCGCCGGCTGGCGTCCATGCTTGCGCGCAAGGGGTACCAGCCGTCTCAGGCCTTCCGCATCGTGGGTGAAGTGCTCGACGCCGCATCCGGCAGCTAG
- the recA gene encoding recombinase RecA — MAAAPDREKALEAALAQIDKQFGKGSVMRLGDEVRAPIEVIPTGSIALDVALGIGGLPRGRIVEIYGPESSGKTTVALHAVANAQRQGGIAAFIDAEHALDPEYAAKLGVDTDALLVSQPDTGEQALEIMDMLIGSGSLDVIVIDSVAALVPRAEIEGDMGDSHVGLQARLMSQALRKITGRLSQTKTTAIFINQLREKIGVFFGSPETTTGGKALKFYASIRIDVRRIQTLKEGADSVGNRTKAKIVKNKMAPPFKIAEFDIIYGQGISREGGIIDMGVEHGIIKKSGSWFTYDGDQLGQGMENSRRFLRDNPELAAELERLIKEKLGVGVAPAAADAAASPKLKAVDGF; from the coding sequence ATGGCGGCAGCCCCGGATCGTGAAAAGGCGCTCGAAGCAGCGCTTGCCCAGATTGACAAGCAGTTCGGCAAAGGCTCCGTCATGCGGCTGGGCGATGAAGTCCGGGCCCCGATTGAGGTCATCCCGACCGGCTCCATTGCCCTGGACGTCGCCCTGGGAATTGGCGGACTGCCGCGCGGCCGGATCGTTGAAATCTATGGACCGGAATCGTCCGGTAAGACCACCGTCGCCCTGCACGCCGTGGCGAACGCGCAGCGGCAGGGCGGCATCGCCGCCTTCATCGACGCCGAGCACGCCCTCGACCCCGAGTACGCGGCCAAGCTTGGCGTTGACACCGACGCCCTGCTGGTTTCCCAGCCGGACACCGGTGAGCAGGCACTGGAAATCATGGACATGCTGATCGGCTCCGGCTCCCTTGACGTCATTGTCATCGACTCCGTGGCTGCGCTGGTGCCGCGTGCGGAAATCGAGGGCGACATGGGAGATAGCCACGTTGGCCTGCAGGCACGCCTCATGAGCCAGGCCCTGCGAAAGATCACCGGACGGCTGAGCCAGACCAAGACCACCGCGATCTTCATCAACCAGCTCCGCGAAAAGATCGGTGTCTTCTTCGGCTCGCCGGAAACCACCACCGGCGGTAAGGCGCTGAAGTTCTACGCCTCCATCCGGATCGACGTCCGCCGGATCCAGACGCTGAAGGAAGGCGCCGACTCGGTCGGCAACCGGACCAAGGCCAAGATCGTCAAGAACAAGATGGCCCCGCCCTTCAAGATCGCCGAGTTCGACATCATCTACGGCCAGGGCATCTCCCGCGAGGGCGGCATCATCGACATGGGCGTCGAGCACGGCATCATCAAGAAGTCGGGGTCCTGGTTCACCTACGACGGTGATCAGCTCGGCCAGGGCATGGAAAACTCCCGCCGCTTCTTGCGCGACAACCCTGAACTGGCTGCGGAGCTGGAACGGCTCATCAAGGAAAAGCTGGGCGTCGGGGTGGCCCCCGCAGCCGCTGACGCCGCGGCCTCGCCGAAGCTGAAGGCCGTTGACGGGTTCTAG
- a CDS encoding MarR family winged helix-turn-helix transcriptional regulator, with protein sequence MSNPADAPGVSAPSEDTLDAALKTVEHQISIFWRRARSVSQQLSRQVHPDMEPAAYGLLTVIRKEGPIRLTELASCIGVGKPSVSRQIAFLESIGLVVKEADPLDGRAQTIRLTAHGEEKMHQVQDARREVFRERLGEWPVEDLEALASYMAKLNATYERDGFPKDGTP encoded by the coding sequence ATGAGCAACCCAGCCGACGCCCCCGGAGTCTCTGCCCCCTCCGAGGACACCCTCGATGCCGCGCTAAAGACCGTGGAGCATCAGATCAGCATCTTCTGGCGGCGCGCCCGGTCCGTCTCTCAGCAGCTGTCACGCCAGGTGCACCCGGACATGGAGCCCGCGGCCTACGGCCTGTTGACGGTGATCCGCAAAGAGGGCCCTATCCGCCTGACGGAGCTGGCATCCTGCATCGGAGTGGGCAAGCCGTCGGTCAGCCGGCAGATTGCCTTCCTGGAAAGCATCGGCCTCGTAGTCAAGGAAGCGGACCCGCTGGACGGCCGTGCCCAGACCATCAGGCTCACGGCGCACGGTGAAGAGAAAATGCACCAGGTGCAGGACGCCAGGCGGGAGGTTTTCCGCGAGAGGCTGGGCGAATGGCCCGTGGAGGACCTTGAGGCGCTGGCCTCCTACATGGCCAAGCTCAACGCCACGTACGAACGCGACGGGTTCCCCAAGGACGGGACCCCCTAG
- a CDS encoding helix-turn-helix domain-containing protein — MVKQPVSVNGVVRWKDVGLADQAKSEQKERKMVVLRHEIGDVLRDVRQRQGRTLREVSHSARVSLGYLSEVERGQKEASSELLSSICSALDVPLSSMLREVSDRVAVAEGVAVPDTVPQEFSQRYGRDLDRELNTELSDELAKGLLSGAR; from the coding sequence ATGGTAAAGCAGCCCGTATCCGTAAACGGCGTTGTCCGCTGGAAGGATGTGGGCCTCGCCGATCAGGCAAAGAGCGAACAGAAGGAGCGCAAGATGGTAGTACTTCGTCACGAAATCGGTGATGTTCTGCGCGACGTTCGCCAGCGTCAGGGCCGGACCCTCCGCGAAGTTTCACACAGTGCCAGGGTTTCCCTCGGCTACCTCAGTGAAGTGGAGCGCGGCCAGAAGGAAGCCTCTTCGGAGCTGCTGTCTTCGATCTGCTCGGCCCTCGACGTTCCGTTGTCCAGCATGCTCCGAGAGGTCAGCGACCGCGTCGCCGTGGCCGAAGGTGTTGCCGTTCCGGACACCGTCCCGCAGGAATTCTCGCAGCGTTACGGCCGCGACCTTGACCGCGAACTCAATACTGAACTGTCTGACGAACTGGCCAAGGGACTGCTCTCGGGCGCCCGGTAA
- a CDS encoding CinA family protein: MTNLHRIAGEAVAAAVQRGITVATAESLTAGMVTAMLADTPGASAMLQGGVVSYQNSVKRDVLGVPQALLDSLGSVDGAVAAAMADGARRTCGADLGVSTTGVAGPDEHDGKAVGTVFIGVATAQGSTSFPYSFEGTRAEIRALACAAAMERLQEALASLSYRE; the protein is encoded by the coding sequence ATGACCAACCTGCACCGGATCGCCGGCGAGGCTGTCGCCGCCGCCGTGCAACGGGGAATCACCGTTGCCACCGCAGAATCGCTCACGGCCGGCATGGTCACGGCGATGCTGGCAGACACGCCCGGCGCATCGGCCATGCTGCAGGGCGGCGTTGTTTCCTACCAGAACTCCGTCAAACGGGACGTCCTTGGCGTTCCGCAGGCGCTGCTGGACTCCCTCGGTTCCGTTGACGGCGCAGTGGCGGCAGCGATGGCCGACGGCGCCCGACGCACCTGCGGTGCCGACCTTGGAGTGTCCACCACGGGAGTCGCGGGGCCGGACGAGCACGACGGCAAGGCGGTGGGAACAGTGTTCATCGGGGTCGCCACGGCCCAGGGCTCGACGTCGTTTCCGTACAGCTTCGAGGGCACCCGGGCAGAGATCCGGGCCCTGGCCTGCGCGGCCGCCATGGAGCGACTGCAGGAGGCCCTAGCGTCGCTAAGCTACCGGGAGTAA
- the pgsA gene encoding CDP-diacylglycerol--glycerol-3-phosphate 3-phosphatidyltransferase, with translation MTSTEATAAGSNSSGIWNLPNILTMLRIVLVPFFVWFLIADAPGQHSESGPWRWAAVAAFAVAIYTDKLDGDIARSRGLVTDFGKIADPIADKLLIGSALVMLSVLNELPWWITVLILVREWGITALRFFVIRYGVIPASRGGKLKTVVQTAAIFLYLLPLSGLAPWLVWVAFAVMLVAVGITVWTGAEYVIEAMKVRTQGLRRRAEERQNQEHQEHRKPETQEG, from the coding sequence GTGACTAGCACCGAAGCGACCGCGGCCGGCTCCAACAGCTCCGGGATCTGGAATCTTCCCAACATCCTCACCATGCTCCGCATCGTGCTGGTGCCGTTCTTCGTCTGGTTCCTTATCGCCGATGCCCCCGGCCAGCACAGCGAGTCCGGGCCCTGGCGCTGGGCCGCCGTGGCGGCGTTCGCCGTCGCCATCTACACGGACAAGCTCGACGGCGACATCGCCCGGAGCAGGGGACTGGTCACCGACTTCGGAAAGATCGCCGATCCGATTGCCGACAAGCTCCTGATCGGCTCCGCCCTGGTCATGCTCTCCGTCCTGAACGAGCTGCCCTGGTGGATTACGGTGCTCATCCTGGTCCGCGAATGGGGCATCACCGCCCTGAGGTTCTTCGTGATCCGTTACGGCGTGATCCCGGCGTCCCGCGGCGGCAAACTGAAGACCGTAGTCCAGACCGCGGCCATTTTCCTCTACCTCCTCCCGCTCTCCGGCCTCGCGCCGTGGCTGGTCTGGGTGGCCTTCGCCGTCATGCTTGTCGCCGTGGGGATCACCGTGTGGACCGGCGCCGAGTACGTCATTGAAGCGATGAAGGTACGGACCCAGGGGCTGCGCCGGCGGGCCGAGGAACGCCAAAACCAGGAACACCAGGAGCACCGGAAACCGGAAACCCAGGAGGGATGA